TCGGGATCCCGCTCGGGATCGCGATCGGCCGGAGCCAAGTGTTCGCGGACCTCACGTTCCCGGCGCTCGAAGTCCTCCGGCCGATCCCGCCGATCGCCTGGTTCCCGGCGCTGACGATAATCCTCCTCAGCGCCGAGAACATCGTCCGGTTCATCATCTTCCTCGCGGCCTTCTTCCCGATCCTCCTCAACACCATCGGGGGGGTCAGAGGGATCGAGACGGAGTACGCCCAGGCGGCGAGTTCGCTCGGGGCGAGCTCGTGGCAGCGACTGCGCCACATCGTGTTGCCCGGCGCGCTCCCGTCGATCTACACCGGGTTGGTCAACGCGATGGGGTTGGCGTGGGTGAGCCTCGTCGCGGCGGAGCTCCTCTCGAGCAGCGGCATCGGCTACTTCATCTGGAACGCCTTCACCGCCGGTGCGTACCCGAACATCATCGTCGGGATGATCACCGTCGGCGTGCTCGGGTACGCGTCGTCGACGCTGGTCCGCTGGCTCGGTGCCCGCCAGCTCCCGTGGATGCAGGGCGAGTAGTTTCGAGCCGGACGACCCCCGCTAGACGACCCGATTTGCGAGACCTTCCTCGTCGTTCAGGCGGCGAACGTTCTCCCGGACGAGCGCCGCTATCCGCCGGTAGTACTCGTGGGTCGCCGCCGCGGTGTGCGGGGTGACGACCACGTTCTCCATCCCCCAGAGCGGCGACTCCGCCGGGAGCGGTTCCGTCTCGAAGACGTCGAGGGCTGCCCCGGCGAGCGCGTCCGAGCGCAACGCGGCGACGAGCGCCGACTGGTCGACGACCGCACCGCGAGCGACGTTGATCAGGTAGGCGTCGTCGCGGAGCGCTTCGAACTCCGAGCGGGCCATCAGACCGCTCGTCCGGTCGGTGAGCGGCACCGCGAGCGCGACGAACCGTGCGTCACCGATCGCCTCGTGGAGCTCCGTCGTCGGATAGACGGTGTCGACGTGGTCGACGGGCGTCGGCGTTCGTCTCACGCCGACGACGTCCATCCCGAGGGCGTCCGCCCGCATCGCTATCCCGCGTCCGAGGGTTCCGAGCCCGACCACACAGAGCGTTTGCCCGCGAAGCGTGAACGCCGAGTCCCACGCCGGGTACGACCACTCCCGTTCGGTCTGGTTCGTCCGGTGGTGGTGCAACCCACGGGCGAACTGCAGCATGTAGCCCGCGACGGTCTCCCCCACGGTGTCGCCGTGGATACCCGCACTGTTCGTGAGTCGAACGCCGTGGGCTTCGAGTTCCTCGAACGGGAATCGGTCGACGCCCGACTGGATCGAGTGGACCCAGTCGAGACCGGCCGAGAGGAACCCCGCGTCGTACTCGAACGTGACGAGCCCGTCACACTCCCCGAGCGCGGCCCCGGTATCGACGACCCGAACCTCCGCATCGACGTCCGAGAGCGCGTCCCGGAGCACGGCGGGTGGGAAGAGCCGCTCGACCGAGGGATGGATACCGACCTGTGAGACCATGTTCGTCCGTCCCTCGACCCCCGCGCTCGAAATACCCTCGGTAGCGACGACTTGTCTGCCTCCTGTGATGGCAGGTCGACGGCCGGCACAGTCGACGTGCTCTCCCCCTGTCTCCGATCCCGGACGGGGCGAGGAAAGACCGACGGTCGATCTTTCGAGACGTCCGAACGCACTGACGAGCACTACGTCAGGTTCTACTACCAGCCGTCGGTAGCGTCGCGTGATGGCTAGTCTCCCTGTCCTGGATTCGATCGAGCTCTCACGCGAGTTCTTCGTCTCCCTCGGAGCGCCGGGACTGCTCGCCGTCGCGTTTCTAGAGTTCTTCTTGCTCCCCGTGCCACCCGACCTGGTGCTCGTTCCGCTCACGGTCGTGCGACCGGAACTCGGGCCCCTCTATGCGGCTCTCGCGACTGCAGGGTCGGTGTCGGCAGGAGTCATCGGGTACACTATCGGCCGAAAGGGCGGTCGACCGGTGCTCGAATCCCGGTTCTCGGGGGCGCGTATCGAGCGAACCGAAGCCTACGTCGAGAAGTATGGGTTCACCGTCCTGACCTTCGGCGCGTTCGCCCCCATCCCGGAGGGGTACGAGCTGCTCTCGGTCGCCGCGGGTGTCTCCGACCTCCGACTCCGGTCGTACCTCCTGGCGTCGATCCTCGGGCGGGGCGGACGATACCTCCTCGAAGCGCTCCTCGTCGTCGTGGTCGGGAACGCCGCCCGCTCGCTGACGGAGGTCGAACTCTACACCGTGATCGGTGTCGTGTCGCTGCTGGCGGTCTGTGGCTATCTCCTCCGACGGCGGTGGCTCCCCGCGTCCTGGCTGGGTTCGAGGTGAGTGAAACAGGCTTCGTTCGGAACGCGCAAACGCCCCACCACGGTCGTGTATCGGAGACGTGCCGGTCTTGGGAGACCGGAGCACCAACCGAA
The Halococcus hamelinensis 100A6 DNA segment above includes these coding regions:
- a CDS encoding ABC transporter permease — encoded protein: MAATGYRRRLEQSASLLALLVVWLFATTVVAVVPSLPSPVEVLAALANTVTGPYYWEEVFRSTFRVYLSFVLAAVIGIPLGIAIGRSQVFADLTFPALEVLRPIPPIAWFPALTIILLSAENIVRFIIFLAAFFPILLNTIGGVRGIETEYAQAASSLGASSWQRLRHIVLPGALPSIYTGLVNAMGLAWVSLVAAELLSSSGIGYFIWNAFTAGAYPNIIVGMITVGVLGYASSTLVRWLGARQLPWMQGE
- the ddh gene encoding D-2-hydroxyacid dehydrogenase, which codes for MVSQVGIHPSVERLFPPAVLRDALSDVDAEVRVVDTGAALGECDGLVTFEYDAGFLSAGLDWVHSIQSGVDRFPFEELEAHGVRLTNSAGIHGDTVGETVAGYMLQFARGLHHHRTNQTEREWSYPAWDSAFTLRGQTLCVVGLGTLGRGIAMRADALGMDVVGVRRTPTPVDHVDTVYPTTELHEAIGDARFVALAVPLTDRTSGLMARSEFEALRDDAYLINVARGAVVDQSALVAALRSDALAGAALDVFETEPLPAESPLWGMENVVVTPHTAAATHEYYRRIAALVRENVRRLNDEEGLANRVV
- a CDS encoding YqaA family protein yields the protein MASLPVLDSIELSREFFVSLGAPGLLAVAFLEFFLLPVPPDLVLVPLTVVRPELGPLYAALATAGSVSAGVIGYTIGRKGGRPVLESRFSGARIERTEAYVEKYGFTVLTFGAFAPIPEGYELLSVAAGVSDLRLRSYLLASILGRGGRYLLEALLVVVVGNAARSLTEVELYTVIGVVSLLAVCGYLLRRRWLPASWLGSR